The proteins below come from a single Oenanthe melanoleuca isolate GR-GAL-2019-014 chromosome Z, OMel1.0, whole genome shotgun sequence genomic window:
- the LOC130265481 gene encoding monocarboxylate transporter 13-like, translating to MQAKDSNPPDGGYGWVVVVSAFMVMGFTVAVLKTFGLFFVEIQQHFDELASSTSWITSVTIVVFHLGAPVASSLCVQYTHRTVVITGGLLVFSGMALGFFGLNMGWMYATTGFLQGLGISFSWTPAISIVSHYFSKKRALANAIASAGECAFAFMFGPFFQWLISQYGWKGALLIIGGIQLNICVCGVLMRPLPSSCLLKARHCDTETPPGNSASSRDKEDKSSIMHKTFNWMLVRQPEFVIYAIFGILAAMSFFVPPLFLVPLSYSLGIEESWTSSLLSILAMVDFGGRLLCGWYANLHVTKTIHLLAMTITLMSTSLMLLPLANNYLSLAIFTGFYGFFFGTTVAIHITVLADVVGMPEFDSALGLFMLIRSIGGFLGPPLAGLIVDIAGDYRAGFYMAGATLALSTGFLIFLDRLQQRKKRGSKTRTKPEKSTLPYPSLHILKHQTRRCILATQVFSKVPQAVLNELGKPWSKLNCHEASVQQIETLPPIAAITKKRKRHQLTNAYLRK from the exons ATGCAGGCTAAAGACAGCAATCCACCAGATGGTGGCTATGGATGGGTTGTGGTAGTGTCAGCCTTCATGGTGATGGGCTTCACTGTTGCTGTCCTCAAGACTTTTGGTCTGTTCTTTGTTGAAATCCAGCAGCACTTTGATGAACTTGCAAGCTCCACTTCCTGGATCACATCAGTAACTATTGTCGTCTTTCATTTAGGAG CCCCTGTTGCCAGTTCACTGTGTGTACAATATACCCATCGGACAGTTGTGATCACTGGAGGACTTCTGGTTTTTTCCGGAATGgcactgggattttttggaCTTAACATGGGGTGGATGTATGCAACAACTGGATTCCTACAGG GTCTCggcatttctttttcatggaCACCAGCCATTAGCATTGTTAGCCACTATTTCTCCAAGAAAAGGGCTTTGGCCAATGCTATTGCCAGTGCTGGAGAATGTGCCTTTGCATTCATGTTTGGACCATTTTTCCAGTGGCTGATTAGTCAGTACGGATGGAAAGGTGCCCTCTTGATCATAGGTGGCATCCAACTCAATATTTGTGTCTGTGGAGTACTGATGCGACCCCTGCCAAGCAGCTGCCTCCTTAAGGCCAGACATTGTGATACTGAAACACCACCTGGCAACAGTGCATCCAGCAGAGACAAAGAAGATAAGTCTTCCATCATGCACAAAACCTTCAACTGGATGCTTGTGAGGCAACCAGAATTTGTAATTTATGCCATTTTTGGTATATTAGCTGCTATGAGTTTTTTTGTTCCTCCATTATTTTTAGTTCCACTTAGCTACAGCCTGGGAATAGAAGAATCATGGACTTCATCCCTCCTATCCATTTTGGCTATGGTGGACTTTGGAGGCAGACTGCTGTGTGGCTGGTATGCCAACCTCCATGTTACCAAAACCATTCATTTGCTGGCAATGACGATTACATTGATGAGTACTTCCCTGATGTTGTTGCCACTGGCTAACAATTACCTATCTTTGGCAATATTCACTGGCTTCTATGGATTCTTCTTTGGTACAACAGTTGCCATTCACATTACAGTGCTGGCAGACGTTGTAGGCATGCCAGAATTTGACAGTGCTCTAGGGCTTTTCATGCTCATTCGAAGCATTGGAGGTTTTCTGGGGCCTCCTCTTGCAG GTCTGATTGTGGACATCGCTGGAGATTACAGAGCAGGCTTCTACATGGCAGGAGCCACTCTTGCTCTGTCaactggatttttaatttttttagatcGACtccaacagagaaaaaaaagaggaagcaaGACTAGAACTAAACCAGAAAAGTCAACATTACCCTACCCCTCCCTCCATATCCTAAAACATCAAACCAGAAG ATGCATTTTGGCTACGCAAGTCTTCAGTAAAGTCCCACAGGCCGTGCTAAATGAACTGGGGAAACCATGGTCTAAATTAAACTGCCATGAAGCATCTGTGCAGCAGATAGAAACCCTACCCCCAATTGCAGCTATCACtaaaaagaggaagaggcaTCAGCTCACAAATGCTTACTTGCGGAAGTAG